From the genome of Pseudomonadota bacterium, one region includes:
- a CDS encoding alpha-amylase, which yields MLIYSLFPRLAGTLDQWTEHTARAAALGFDWVYLNPVQYPGFSGSLYAIKDLERLNPEFLPAGSAETLDALAEVIAAIQAQGLRVMYDLVINHTAKDSPLVATHPRWFRFDGQGHVLSPSAVDPDDARKVTVWGDLAEVDNAGSAERRTLWAFWTHLIQTYLDLGFDGFRCDAAYKVPARLWQQLIGSARQRRPDVVFAAETLGCRPSEVQALAPAGFDYLFNSSKWWNFDQPWCLDQHEQYGRVAPSIAFPESHDTARLMAESGGSAAVQRQRYAFAAAFSAGLMMPIGYEFGFSKRLHVVATRPSDWEQGGVDLQAFVAAINRIKRAVPVLGLEGHWQPQTSFDRPTLALRKNAAQCAPCWLLINKDWHEAQHFDVGELRGVPVGATLLRPSLAPAHGEAWPASGSVRLEPAEVAFLVDRPPVPIA from the coding sequence ATGCTGATCTACTCTCTCTTCCCGCGCCTCGCCGGCACCCTCGATCAGTGGACGGAACACACGGCTCGCGCTGCGGCCTTGGGGTTCGACTGGGTCTACCTCAATCCCGTCCAGTATCCGGGGTTCTCCGGCAGCCTCTACGCGATCAAGGACCTCGAGCGCCTCAACCCGGAGTTCTTGCCGGCCGGCAGCGCCGAAACCCTCGACGCTCTGGCCGAGGTGATCGCGGCGATCCAGGCGCAGGGCCTGCGCGTCATGTACGACCTGGTGATCAATCACACGGCGAAGGATTCGCCCCTCGTCGCCACGCATCCGCGCTGGTTTCGCTTCGATGGCCAAGGTCACGTCCTCAGCCCATCGGCGGTCGACCCCGACGATGCCCGAAAGGTGACCGTCTGGGGCGATCTGGCCGAGGTGGATAACGCGGGCTCGGCCGAGCGACGGACGCTCTGGGCCTTCTGGACCCACCTTATCCAGACCTACCTCGACCTCGGCTTCGACGGCTTTCGCTGTGACGCGGCCTATAAGGTGCCGGCGCGCCTCTGGCAGCAGCTCATCGGCAGCGCGCGCCAGCGGCGGCCCGACGTGGTCTTCGCGGCGGAGACCCTCGGCTGCCGGCCGAGCGAGGTCCAGGCGTTGGCGCCGGCGGGCTTCGACTACCTCTTCAACAGCAGCAAGTGGTGGAACTTCGACCAGCCCTGGTGTCTGGACCAACACGAGCAATACGGTCGCGTCGCGCCCTCGATCGCCTTTCCAGAGAGCCACGACACCGCGCGCCTGATGGCCGAGAGCGGCGGCAGCGCCGCCGTTCAGCGCCAGCGCTACGCGTTCGCCGCGGCCTTCTCGGCCGGGCTGATGATGCCGATCGGCTATGAGTTCGGCTTCAGCAAGCGCCTGCACGTCGTCGCCACGCGGCCGAGCGATTGGGAGCAGGGCGGCGTCGATCTGCAGGCCTTCGTCGCGGCCATCAACCGCATCAAGCGCGCGGTGCCGGTGCTCGGCCTCGAGGGCCACTGGCAGCCGCAAACGAGCTTCGATCGTCCCACGCTGGCGCTGCGCAAGAACGCCGCCCAGTGCGCGCCCTGCTGGCTGCTGATCAACAAGGATTGGCATGAAGCCCAGCACTTCGACGTCGGCGAGCTACGCGGCGTACCCGTGGGCGCGACCCTGCTGCGCCCGAGCTTGGCGCCCGCGCACGGCGAAGCTTGGCCAGCCAGCGGCAGCGTCCGGCTCGAGCCGGCCGAGGTCGCCTTCCTCGTCGACCGGCCCCCCGTACCGATTGCCTGA
- a CDS encoding branched-chain amino acid aminotransferase: MKIRVQAADPAQRKAQPPAGQLGFGRQFTDHMLLWNYDPAQRWHDPRIVPYQPLSLDPACMTLHYAQQIFEGIKAYHGDDGGLRIFRLAKYVERMQRSARRMCMPPPEAEGLQQAIRELVLLDRAWVPADSGSALYIRPNMIATDPYLGVHPSQSYLLYVILGPVGAYYAEGFNPISILVEDRYVRAAQGGVGEAKTGGNYAATLLSQLDAKRQGYTQVLWLDGRERRYVEEVGTMNIFFRLGDEVITSPLTGTVLPGVTRDSVLQVLREWGDCRVTERPLAIDEVVEAANAGRLREVFGTGTAAVVSPVGQFAYKGQVYRVGDGQTGPLSRRLFDHINDLQHGRVADPLGWAPRIDT, encoded by the coding sequence ATGAAGATCCGGGTGCAAGCCGCCGACCCGGCGCAGCGCAAGGCCCAACCGCCGGCTGGACAGCTCGGCTTTGGGCGCCAATTCACCGACCACATGTTGCTCTGGAACTACGATCCCGCGCAGCGCTGGCATGATCCGCGAATCGTGCCCTATCAACCCCTGAGCCTCGATCCGGCCTGCATGACGCTGCACTACGCCCAGCAGATCTTCGAGGGGATCAAGGCCTATCACGGTGACGACGGCGGGCTGCGCATCTTTCGCCTCGCCAAGTACGTCGAACGCATGCAGCGCTCCGCGCGCCGGATGTGCATGCCGCCACCAGAGGCCGAGGGCCTGCAGCAGGCGATCCGCGAGCTGGTGCTGCTCGATCGCGCCTGGGTGCCAGCGGACTCGGGTTCTGCGCTCTATATCCGCCCGAACATGATCGCCACCGACCCCTACCTCGGCGTGCATCCGTCGCAGAGCTACCTGCTCTACGTGATCCTGGGCCCCGTTGGCGCGTACTACGCGGAGGGGTTCAATCCGATCAGTATCCTCGTCGAAGATCGCTATGTGCGCGCGGCTCAGGGTGGCGTGGGCGAGGCCAAGACAGGCGGCAACTACGCCGCCACGCTGCTCAGCCAGCTCGACGCCAAACGCCAGGGCTACACCCAGGTCCTGTGGCTCGACGGGCGCGAGCGGCGCTACGTGGAAGAGGTGGGCACGATGAACATCTTCTTCCGCCTCGGGGACGAGGTGATCACCAGCCCGCTGACGGGCACGGTGCTTCCTGGCGTGACGCGCGACTCGGTGCTGCAGGTGCTGCGCGAGTGGGGAGACTGTCGCGTGACGGAGCGCCCGCTGGCGATCGACGAGGTGGTCGAGGCGGCCAACGCCGGGCGCCTGCGTGAGGTCTTCGGCACCGGCACCGCGGCGGTCGTCTCACCGGTCGGCCAGTTCGCCTACAAGGGGCAGGTCTATCGGGTCGGCGACGGCCAGACCGGCCCGCTCTCACGCCGCCTCTTCGACCACATCAACGATCTTCAGCACGGCCGCGTTGCGGATCCGCTCGGCTGGGCGCCTCGCATCGACACCTGA
- a CDS encoding site-2 protease family protein, with translation MVYLLAIAALAVLIVVHEFGHMWVARRCGMRVEKFSIFFGPVLWRWKGRETTYQLATVPLGGYVQIAGMNPEEALAADDQGSYQNKPAWQRFLTILAGPGINYVFAIALIFALVLIWGQPRPLVAVGEVMPGSPAQQVGLRAGDVLRRIDGVPIREAVDLTAAVTSSGGRPLTIEVDRGKAPQLLRVAARQDDGIYRIGIRFAPVPAFERVGLLRAATYSVTYPVVQSLAMLRMLGKLATRQISAKQVEGPVGIVHQLKLSFESGVAAAVLQIALLSVCLGLFNLLPLPALDGGRLVFLAFEMLTRRRVSHRVEAFVHTVGFVLLFGVLLLVTYSDLRRRLG, from the coding sequence TTGGTTTATTTGCTCGCCATCGCAGCGCTTGCCGTTCTGATCGTCGTCCACGAGTTCGGGCATATGTGGGTGGCGCGGCGCTGCGGCATGCGGGTGGAGAAGTTCAGCATTTTTTTCGGCCCGGTGCTGTGGCGCTGGAAGGGCCGGGAGACGACCTACCAGCTCGCCACCGTGCCCCTCGGGGGCTACGTGCAGATCGCCGGGATGAACCCCGAGGAGGCTCTGGCGGCCGACGACCAGGGCTCGTACCAGAACAAGCCGGCCTGGCAGCGCTTCCTCACCATCCTCGCCGGGCCTGGGATCAACTACGTCTTCGCCATCGCGCTGATCTTCGCGCTGGTGCTGATCTGGGGCCAGCCACGACCGCTGGTCGCGGTGGGCGAGGTGATGCCGGGCTCGCCGGCGCAGCAGGTCGGCCTGCGGGCCGGGGACGTGCTGCGTCGTATCGACGGCGTGCCGATACGGGAGGCCGTCGACCTCACGGCCGCCGTTACCAGCAGCGGAGGTCGACCGCTGACCATCGAGGTCGACCGCGGCAAGGCGCCGCAGCTCCTGCGGGTGGCGGCGCGCCAGGACGACGGCATCTATCGCATCGGGATACGCTTCGCCCCTGTGCCGGCCTTCGAGCGCGTGGGGCTGCTCCGGGCGGCGACCTACAGCGTGACCTATCCGGTCGTGCAGTCGCTGGCAATGCTCCGCATGCTGGGGAAGCTGGCGACGCGGCAGATCAGCGCCAAGCAGGTCGAGGGTCCGGTCGGGATCGTGCACCAGCTGAAGCTCAGCTTCGAGAGCGGCGTGGCCGCCGCCGTCTTGCAGATCGCGTTGCTCAGCGTCTGCCTCGGCCTCTTCAACCTGCTGCCGCTCCCGGCCCTCGATGGCGGGCGGCTCGTGTTCCTGGCCTTCGAGATGCTGACGCGCAGGCGCGTCAGCCATCGCGTGGAGGCGTTTGTCCATACCGTTGGGTTCGTCCTGCTTTTCGGCGTCCTGCTGCTGGTGACCTACTCGGACCTCCGGCGGCGTCTGGGCTGA
- the cysT gene encoding sulfate ABC transporter permease subunit CysT, with protein sequence MTQRRRGRHVLPGFAPALGLTCFALGLVVLLPLSALVLKATTLGWRELWGAVTEPRAVAALQLSLGTALAAAAANAVFGLLLAWVLIRYRFPGRALVDALVDLPFALPTAVSGLTLTTLYVPGGWLGRLLEPLGIQVAFTRLGIVVALIFIGLPFVVRTVQPVLEQLDPTVEEAALVLGATRWQVFYRVLLPAIAPAWATGFTLAFARALGEYGSIVFISGNMPLHTELTPLLIVSKLEQYDYAGAIALALALLAMSALLLLAVNLLHRWGARTEARGA encoded by the coding sequence ATGACCCAGCGACGACGCGGCAGACACGTGCTCCCAGGCTTCGCTCCGGCGTTGGGGTTGACCTGCTTCGCGCTGGGCCTGGTCGTGCTGCTGCCCCTCTCGGCGCTGGTGCTCAAGGCCACGACCCTCGGCTGGCGCGAGCTCTGGGGCGCGGTAACGGAGCCCCGCGCCGTGGCCGCCCTTCAGCTCAGCCTCGGCACGGCGCTGGCGGCCGCCGCCGCCAACGCGGTCTTCGGCCTGCTCTTGGCCTGGGTGCTGATTCGCTACCGCTTCCCCGGCCGCGCCCTGGTCGACGCGCTGGTCGACCTGCCCTTCGCCCTGCCGACGGCCGTCTCGGGCCTGACCCTGACCACGCTCTACGTGCCGGGCGGCTGGCTCGGGCGCCTGCTCGAGCCGCTCGGGATCCAGGTCGCCTTCACCCGGCTGGGCATCGTCGTGGCGCTGATCTTCATCGGCCTGCCCTTCGTCGTCCGCACGGTCCAGCCCGTGCTCGAGCAGCTCGATCCCACGGTCGAGGAGGCCGCGCTGGTCCTTGGGGCCACGCGCTGGCAGGTCTTCTACCGCGTCCTGCTGCCCGCGATCGCCCCCGCCTGGGCCACCGGCTTCACGCTGGCCTTCGCCCGCGCCCTCGGCGAGTACGGTTCGATCGTCTTCATCTCGGGCAACATGCCGCTGCACACCGAGCTCACGCCGCTGCTGATCGTCAGCAAGCTCGAGCAATACGACTACGCCGGGGCGATCGCCCTGGCCCTGGCGCTGCTGGCCATGTCGGCGCTCCTGCTGCTAGCCGTGAATCTCTTGCACCGCTGGGGCGCTCGGACGGAGGCACGCGGTGCTTGA
- the cysW gene encoding sulfate ABC transporter permease subunit CysW, producing MARARAGRAAAAREPVEGKLARALLITVALTFVGLFLLLPLIAVFSQALQGGAKAYLAAVTESDAAAAIRLTLWVTALVVPLNAVLGLVAAWALGRFSFAGKGVLLTLLDLPFSVSPVVAGLLFVLLFGRQGWLGPWLAERQLHVIFALPGIVIATLFVTFPFVAREVLAVMQSQGREPEEAALTLGANGWQTFFRVTLPRVRWGVLYGVVLCSARAMGEFGAVSVVSGHIRGVTTTLPLHVETLYNDFNFVGAFAVASLLTLLSLLTLVAKRALEQKRGAA from the coding sequence GTGGCCCGCGCGCGCGCGGGCCGGGCGGCCGCCGCGCGCGAGCCTGTCGAGGGCAAGCTCGCGAGGGCGCTCTTGATCACCGTCGCGCTGACCTTCGTCGGTCTCTTCCTGCTGCTGCCCCTGATCGCCGTCTTCAGCCAGGCACTGCAAGGGGGCGCCAAGGCCTACCTGGCCGCCGTCACGGAGAGCGACGCGGCGGCGGCGATCAGACTGACGCTCTGGGTCACAGCGCTCGTGGTCCCGCTGAACGCGGTGCTCGGCCTCGTGGCGGCCTGGGCCCTCGGCCGCTTCAGCTTCGCCGGCAAGGGCGTGCTGCTGACCCTGCTCGACCTCCCCTTCTCCGTCTCGCCCGTGGTCGCGGGGCTGCTCTTTGTCCTGCTCTTCGGCCGTCAGGGCTGGCTCGGACCGTGGCTCGCCGAACGGCAGCTCCACGTGATCTTCGCGCTGCCCGGCATCGTGATCGCGACGCTCTTCGTCACCTTCCCCTTCGTCGCACGCGAGGTCCTGGCTGTGATGCAGAGTCAGGGCCGCGAGCCCGAAGAGGCGGCGCTGACGCTCGGCGCCAACGGCTGGCAGACCTTCTTCCGCGTCACGCTGCCCCGTGTGCGCTGGGGCGTGCTCTACGGCGTCGTGCTCTGCAGCGCGCGCGCGATGGGTGAATTCGGCGCCGTCTCCGTCGTCTCGGGGCATATCCGCGGGGTCACGACGACGCTGCCACTGCACGTCGAGACGCTCTACAACGACTTCAACTTCGTCGGCGCCTTCGCCGTGGCCTCGCTGCTGACGCTGCTCTCCCTGCTCACGCTCGTCGCCAAACGCGCGCTCGAGCAGAAACGTGGCGCGGCATGA
- a CDS encoding ABC transporter ATP-binding protein yields MSVVVSNLTKAYAKGGALAVENVSFAAPPGAITALLGPSGAGKSTVLRMIAGLEVADGGSIAIEGQDVSGLPVRRRGVGFVFQSYALFDHLSVRRNIGFGLELRRLGRRAIDARVEELLSMVRLEGLGARYPAQLSGGQRQRVAFARALAVRPRVLLLDEPFGALDARVRHELRQWLHELHHETGLTTLMVTHDQGEALELAEHVVVMFDGRVAQAASPAAIYDEPATPQVAAFVGGANVLSGTVRDGRVEAGTVALRVPEGAQEGDAVHAVVRPHDVKVARLASGAGQVIEARVARLRRVGGQVKLQLTLDGGAQLLVEMPTPQVLALSISEGDHVFVDLQSSRVFVGDYAI; encoded by the coding sequence ATGAGCGTCGTCGTCAGCAACCTGACGAAGGCCTACGCCAAGGGTGGAGCGCTGGCGGTCGAGAACGTCAGCTTCGCCGCGCCGCCGGGCGCGATCACCGCGCTGCTCGGCCCCTCGGGCGCGGGCAAATCGACGGTGCTGCGGATGATCGCCGGGCTCGAGGTTGCCGACGGGGGCTCGATCGCGATCGAGGGGCAGGACGTCTCCGGGCTCCCGGTGCGCCGGCGCGGCGTCGGCTTCGTCTTTCAGAGCTACGCGCTCTTCGATCACCTCAGCGTCCGGCGCAACATCGGCTTCGGGCTCGAGCTTCGGCGTCTGGGACGCCGCGCGATCGACGCGCGGGTCGAGGAACTGCTGAGCATGGTCCGGCTCGAGGGCCTCGGCGCGCGCTACCCGGCCCAGCTCTCGGGCGGCCAACGCCAGCGCGTGGCCTTTGCCCGCGCCCTGGCCGTGCGACCACGCGTGTTGCTGCTCGACGAGCCCTTCGGTGCACTCGATGCGCGGGTACGCCACGAGCTGCGCCAATGGCTCCACGAGCTGCACCACGAGACGGGGCTGACGACGCTGATGGTGACGCATGACCAGGGCGAGGCGCTCGAGCTCGCCGAGCACGTCGTCGTGATGTTCGACGGGCGCGTGGCCCAGGCGGCCAGCCCAGCCGCGATCTACGATGAGCCGGCCACGCCGCAGGTTGCCGCCTTCGTCGGCGGCGCCAACGTGCTGAGCGGCACGGTCCGCGACGGTCGCGTCGAGGCCGGCACGGTGGCCCTGCGCGTGCCCGAGGGCGCGCAGGAAGGGGACGCCGTCCACGCGGTGGTGCGACCCCATGACGTCAAGGTCGCCCGCCTGGCCAGTGGCGCGGGGCAGGTGATCGAGGCGCGCGTCGCCCGCCTGCGGCGCGTCGGCGGCCAGGTCAAGCTGCAGCTCACGCTCGACGGTGGCGCGCAGCTGCTGGTCGAAATGCCAACGCCGCAGGTGCTGGCGCTGAGCATCAGCGAGGGCGACCATGTCTTCGTCGACCTGCAGAGCAGCCGCGTCTTCGTCGGCGACTACGCGATCTGA
- a CDS encoding glycosyltransferase family 4 protein, which translates to MSRDAPRVLFLVQGEWVPSSRFRVHQLVPRLVAAGLRCTVRPIRPRLRGETDGRWRPSQLFRGLSALRELDEHDLVFIQRPLLRSVSIALETIVARRRPTIFDMDDALFHNLWGLEGLQIRRIVQRVGHVIVGNQYLFRGVDRPEKTTVIPTVVDTARFAVRSDPGPAAPFTIGWTGLSSNLRELRLVLDPLRRVLRETKGRLLIVADRCDQPWLAGLPVDFHRWSPEREVAALATAHVGIMPLVDRPYNRGKCGFKLIQYMARGIPVIATPLGANREIVREGVDGYHAETADAWAEGLLTLAADRARREAMGAAGRQRVEAHYSLDAVVPRYLELLQRLSGGA; encoded by the coding sequence GTGTCTCGAGACGCCCCGCGCGTCCTGTTCTTGGTCCAAGGTGAATGGGTTCCCTCGAGCCGATTCCGGGTGCACCAGCTCGTGCCGCGTTTGGTTGCGGCCGGACTGCGTTGCACCGTGCGACCGATTCGGCCGCGCCTCCGCGGCGAAACCGACGGGCGTTGGCGCCCCTCCCAGCTCTTCCGCGGCCTCAGCGCGCTGCGCGAGCTCGACGAGCACGATCTCGTCTTCATCCAACGCCCGCTGCTCCGTTCTGTCAGCATCGCGCTCGAGACGATCGTGGCGCGGCGCCGGCCGACGATCTTCGACATGGACGATGCTCTCTTCCATAACCTCTGGGGCCTCGAGGGCCTGCAAATTCGGCGCATTGTCCAACGCGTTGGACACGTGATCGTCGGCAACCAATACCTCTTCCGTGGCGTCGACCGGCCCGAGAAGACGACCGTGATTCCGACGGTGGTCGATACGGCCCGCTTCGCGGTGCGCAGCGATCCTGGCCCCGCCGCCCCCTTCACCATCGGCTGGACCGGGCTGTCGTCGAATCTCCGCGAGCTGCGCTTGGTGCTCGACCCGCTGCGCCGCGTCCTGCGTGAGACCAAGGGTCGGCTGCTGATCGTCGCCGATCGCTGCGATCAACCGTGGCTCGCAGGGCTGCCCGTCGACTTCCACCGCTGGTCGCCGGAGCGCGAGGTCGCCGCGCTGGCGACCGCCCACGTCGGCATCATGCCGCTCGTCGATCGCCCCTACAACCGCGGCAAGTGCGGTTTCAAGCTGATCCAGTACATGGCGCGCGGCATCCCCGTAATCGCGACGCCCTTGGGCGCCAACCGCGAGATCGTCCGCGAGGGCGTGGACGGCTACCACGCCGAGACGGCCGACGCCTGGGCGGAGGGGCTCCTGACGCTGGCCGCGGATCGCGCGCGTCGCGAGGCGATGGGCGCTGCGGGACGCCAGCGGGTCGAGGCGCACTACAGCCTCGACGCCGTGGTACCGCGCTACCTCGAGCTGCTTCAGCGGCTCAGCGGCGGGGCGTAG
- a CDS encoding GMC family oxidoreductase yields the protein MSDENTEFDLIVIGSGFGGAMFAAPWVEAGKRVLLLERGDWVPRDERCWDVDASFDLTPYYSTLPPYRVAAGSKPRVIGSCACVGGASVFYGGVSLRLRREDLAVDPAIVGASGACWPLSYELLEPFYAEAERRLDVAGTTGVDPTEPPRSTHYPQPSQALSRAARLVERGAQRCGLKPFPLPLAINYRSDHERQVCAACRTCDTFACAIGAKNDLASGLLPALLRQGLSLRPGALVTRLVEQGRRVTAVEYFDLATQEHRVVRGRTVALAAGALGSAHLLLSSRLDQLNPGGQVVGRYLMRHCNGIVFGVFPRVPDPQREFHKQLGVHDFYFGHPTVREPKGKLGSLQQLQTPPIGLVRAHIPRALGTIAAPVIERMTGLLLIAEDQPQHDNHVRLDWQTRDAAGLPQLEITHRYSERDLAARRALGKAARRIMRKAGAWLTHTRTIETFSHALGTVRMGPTPETSALDAQSRFRGLDNLFVVDASAFPTAAAVNPSLTIAANALRASRAALED from the coding sequence ATGAGCGACGAGAACACAGAGTTCGATCTGATCGTGATTGGCAGCGGCTTCGGCGGTGCGATGTTCGCGGCGCCCTGGGTCGAGGCCGGCAAGCGCGTACTCTTGCTCGAGCGCGGCGACTGGGTGCCGCGCGACGAGCGCTGCTGGGACGTCGACGCCTCCTTCGACCTGACGCCCTATTACTCCACCCTGCCGCCCTATCGCGTCGCCGCGGGCAGCAAGCCGAGGGTCATCGGGAGCTGCGCCTGCGTTGGCGGCGCCTCGGTCTTCTACGGCGGCGTCTCGTTGCGCTTGCGCCGGGAGGATCTGGCCGTCGATCCCGCGATCGTCGGCGCTTCGGGCGCGTGCTGGCCGCTGAGCTATGAGCTGCTCGAGCCCTTCTATGCCGAGGCCGAGCGACGCCTCGATGTCGCCGGCACCACGGGCGTCGATCCCACCGAGCCACCGCGCAGCACCCACTACCCGCAGCCCTCTCAGGCGCTCTCGCGCGCCGCCCGGTTGGTCGAGCGCGGCGCCCAGCGCTGCGGGCTGAAACCCTTTCCCCTGCCGCTGGCGATCAACTACCGCAGCGACCACGAGCGTCAGGTCTGCGCGGCCTGCCGCACCTGCGACACCTTCGCCTGCGCGATCGGCGCCAAGAACGATCTGGCCTCGGGCCTGCTCCCGGCGCTGCTGCGGCAGGGCTTGAGCCTGCGCCCGGGCGCGCTCGTGACTCGGCTCGTCGAGCAGGGCCGACGGGTCACCGCCGTCGAGTACTTCGACCTCGCCACGCAAGAGCATCGGGTGGTCCGCGGACGGACCGTGGCCTTGGCCGCCGGCGCGCTCGGCTCGGCGCATCTGCTGCTCTCGTCGCGCCTCGATCAGCTCAACCCCGGCGGGCAGGTCGTCGGGCGTTATCTGATGCGGCACTGCAATGGCATCGTCTTCGGCGTCTTCCCGCGCGTGCCCGATCCGCAGCGCGAGTTTCATAAGCAACTCGGCGTCCACGACTTCTACTTCGGCCATCCGACCGTACGCGAGCCCAAGGGCAAGCTCGGCAGCCTGCAGCAGCTCCAGACGCCGCCGATCGGGCTGGTCCGCGCCCACATCCCGCGGGCGCTCGGCACCATCGCCGCGCCGGTGATCGAGCGCATGACGGGCCTGCTGCTGATCGCCGAGGACCAGCCCCAGCACGACAATCACGTCCGCCTCGACTGGCAGACCCGCGATGCCGCCGGTCTGCCCCAGCTCGAGATCACGCACCGCTACAGCGAGCGCGACCTGGCCGCCCGGCGCGCGCTGGGCAAGGCGGCCCGCAGGATCATGCGCAAGGCCGGCGCCTGGCTGACCCATACCCGCACGATCGAGACCTTCTCCCACGCCTTGGGCACCGTGCGCATGGGACCGACGCCCGAGACCTCGGCGCTCGATGCCCAGTCGCGCTTCCGCGGGTTGGACAACCTCTTCGTCGTCGACGCCAGCGCCTTTCCGACCGCCGCCGCGGTCAATCCGAGTCTGACCATTGCCGCCAACGCGTTGCGGGCGAGTCGCGCCGCGCTCGAGGATTGA
- a CDS encoding Gfo/Idh/MocA family oxidoreductase: MAFRDTLSLVFLGCGLATRLHSKTLAKLDPTLRRAYASRDRERALAACAKHRGVRAYGSYEEALDDTTIDVVFVTTPPSSHLEWTLRALAAGKDVIVEKPAFLRAADVAAVRQACASSGRRVLVAENYYYKPLATRLRALLADEVVGDVLFVLVNATKRQRTSGWRDDRALAGGGALFEGGIHWINLLANIGLELQTARGLLPTPLAGPLERSMLITLSYREGAVGTLAYSWEVPALINGVHLSTISGRCGSITFESNGLFIWVNGKSRRLLLPGVSDLAGSKAMFTDFLAALRTEQREPAMNLARAEHDLRLVEAIYRSVALSDDPAAPGQHEAAGGESCAEGPASRSPAPARSA, from the coding sequence ATGGCCTTTCGCGACACACTCTCTCTGGTCTTTCTCGGCTGTGGCTTGGCCACGCGCCTGCACAGCAAGACGCTCGCCAAGCTCGATCCGACCCTGCGGCGCGCCTACGCCAGCCGCGACCGCGAGCGCGCGCTGGCCGCCTGCGCCAAGCACCGCGGCGTCCGCGCCTATGGCAGCTACGAGGAGGCGCTGGACGACACCACGATCGACGTGGTCTTCGTCACGACGCCGCCCTCCTCGCACCTCGAGTGGACCCTGCGGGCGCTCGCCGCGGGGAAGGACGTGATTGTCGAGAAGCCGGCCTTCCTGCGCGCCGCGGACGTCGCCGCCGTGCGTCAGGCCTGCGCCAGCAGCGGACGGCGGGTGCTCGTCGCCGAGAACTACTACTACAAGCCCTTGGCCACCCGACTGCGCGCGCTGCTCGCGGACGAGGTGGTCGGCGACGTGCTCTTCGTGCTGGTCAACGCCACCAAGCGTCAGCGCACCAGCGGCTGGCGCGACGATCGAGCGCTGGCCGGTGGCGGCGCCCTCTTCGAGGGCGGCATCCACTGGATCAACCTGCTGGCCAACATCGGCCTCGAGCTGCAGACGGCGCGCGGCCTGCTGCCGACACCGCTGGCGGGCCCGCTGGAGCGGAGCATGCTGATCACGCTCTCCTATCGCGAAGGCGCGGTGGGGACGCTGGCCTATTCCTGGGAGGTGCCGGCGTTGATCAACGGCGTGCACCTCTCGACCATCAGCGGTCGGTGCGGCTCGATCACCTTCGAGTCCAACGGGCTCTTCATCTGGGTCAATGGCAAATCACGCCGGCTGCTACTGCCTGGCGTCAGCGACCTGGCGGGCTCCAAGGCGATGTTCACCGACTTCCTCGCCGCGCTGCGCACGGAGCAGCGCGAGCCGGCGATGAACCTCGCGCGCGCCGAGCACGACCTCAGGCTCGTCGAGGCCATCTACCGCAGCGTCGCGCTCAGCGACGACCCTGCGGCGCCTGGCCAGCACGAAGCGGCGGGCGGCGAGAGCTGCGCTGAAGGCCCAGCGAGTAGATCGCCAGCGCCAGCCAGATCAGCGTGA
- the rarD gene encoding EamA family transporter RarD, with protein MPGGPDPSVEAGRARQGVVAAAAAYTIWGLFPLYFRALAGVPALEVLAHRIVWTAAVLGVVLTVLKRWPLVVAALRRPRLVAALATSAVVLSLNWLIYVWAVLKGRVLESSLGYFINPLVSVMLGVLVLRESLRPIQALAVVTAAVAVLHQVLALGHAPWIALVLAVSFAVYGLIRKVAQVDVWVGLFFETALMAPLALTYLVAIGLRGGGAFGSPRLGLDVLLLLAGPITAVPLVLFAAGARRVSLSTLGVLQYIAPTGQFLLAILVFHERLAPATLRSFTLIWLALAIYSLGLQRSSRRPPLRAGQAPQGRR; from the coding sequence ATGCCGGGTGGTCCCGATCCGAGCGTCGAGGCCGGTCGCGCGCGTCAGGGCGTCGTGGCCGCGGCGGCCGCCTACACGATCTGGGGGCTCTTCCCGCTCTACTTTCGCGCCCTGGCCGGTGTTCCTGCGCTCGAGGTCCTGGCCCACCGCATCGTTTGGACGGCCGCCGTGCTCGGCGTGGTGTTGACCGTGCTGAAGCGCTGGCCGTTGGTCGTCGCCGCGCTGCGCCGACCTCGCCTCGTCGCCGCGCTCGCGACGTCGGCCGTGGTGCTCTCGCTGAACTGGTTGATCTACGTCTGGGCCGTGCTGAAGGGCCGCGTGCTCGAGTCGAGCCTGGGCTACTTCATCAACCCGCTGGTCAGCGTGATGCTAGGTGTGCTCGTGCTGCGCGAAAGCCTGCGGCCGATTCAGGCGCTCGCCGTCGTCACGGCCGCGGTGGCGGTGCTGCACCAGGTGTTGGCGCTCGGTCACGCCCCGTGGATCGCGCTCGTCTTGGCCGTCAGCTTTGCGGTCTATGGGTTGATCCGCAAGGTGGCGCAGGTCGATGTCTGGGTCGGGCTCTTCTTCGAGACCGCCCTGATGGCCCCGCTCGCGCTGACCTATCTCGTGGCCATCGGCCTGCGCGGGGGCGGTGCCTTCGGTTCGCCACGCCTTGGGCTCGATGTGTTGCTGCTACTCGCCGGGCCGATCACGGCGGTGCCGCTCGTGCTCTTTGCGGCGGGTGCCCGCCGCGTGTCGCTCTCTACCCTGGGCGTGCTGCAGTACATCGCGCCGACGGGGCAGTTCCTGCTGGCGATCTTGGTCTTCCACGAGCGGCTGGCCCCGGCCACGCTGCGCTCCTTCACGCTGATCTGGCTGGCGCTGGCGATCTACTCGCTGGGCCTTCAGCGCAGCTCTCGCCGCCCGCCGCTTCGTGCTGGCCAGGCGCCGCAGGGTCGTCGCTGA